Proteins encoded by one window of Ulvibacter sp. MAR_2010_11:
- a CDS encoding thioredoxin-like domain-containing protein, with the protein MYRRLLFIICISFVISCNNKDSESSETVWIGGEVINPKTDYIVLYKDNCILDTVKLNSRNFFLYENHELQEGLYSFQHNEFQIFYVEPGDSLMLRVNTVDFDESLTYTGKGAEKNNFLMELFLINEEENKLVPKWYSLPPATYEQKLDSLKQIREQLYSEFVSKYDPSKGLKQIAKANIEYDYYSKKEMYTSVNASNPENSNPQNFPKDFYAYRDKIDFGNDNLRSYYPYYRFLNRYFDNIAATKYSDQNATNKYSYIHCERKFKIIDSLVTSDSLKNNLLRSCIKNYLINGKDAQNEQLMVALFLKMNNNKMHHTEIQKLAEATINLTPGNKIPNVLIVSTDNTAKDLRSTISKPTVLYFWSGQSVKHYRDIHSKAAELKAKYPEYDFIGINTDTHFKKWRDIVKKSGYNADMEYQLENIEEAEAKLVINSINKAMILTKNAVILESNANLFSTSIEGLLLGYLN; encoded by the coding sequence TTGTATAGACGGCTACTTTTTATAATCTGTATTTCCTTTGTTATTTCCTGTAATAATAAAGATTCTGAATCTTCTGAAACCGTTTGGATTGGTGGCGAAGTAATTAACCCGAAAACAGATTATATTGTCCTGTATAAGGACAATTGCATACTGGATACCGTAAAACTCAACAGCAGAAATTTCTTTTTATACGAAAACCACGAACTTCAGGAAGGATTGTATTCTTTTCAGCATAATGAATTTCAAATATTCTATGTGGAACCGGGAGACAGCTTGATGTTACGGGTAAATACGGTCGATTTTGACGAATCGTTGACCTATACAGGTAAGGGAGCTGAAAAGAACAATTTTTTGATGGAGTTGTTTTTAATAAATGAAGAAGAAAATAAGCTGGTGCCAAAATGGTATTCGCTACCTCCGGCAACTTACGAACAAAAGCTAGATTCTTTAAAACAGATAAGAGAACAATTATACAGCGAATTTGTTTCAAAATACGATCCGAGTAAAGGATTAAAGCAAATTGCAAAAGCGAATATTGAATACGATTATTACTCTAAAAAGGAAATGTACACTTCGGTCAACGCTTCCAATCCTGAAAACAGTAATCCGCAAAATTTTCCAAAAGACTTTTATGCCTATAGGGACAAAATAGACTTTGGTAACGATAATCTTAGATCTTATTATCCTTACTATCGTTTTCTAAACAGATATTTCGACAACATTGCTGCTACAAAATACAGTGACCAAAATGCAACAAACAAATATTCTTATATACACTGTGAACGAAAATTTAAGATTATTGACAGTTTGGTTACAAGTGATTCTTTAAAAAATAACTTATTGCGTTCTTGCATCAAAAATTACCTTATTAATGGAAAAGACGCTCAGAATGAACAATTAATGGTTGCACTTTTCCTTAAGATGAATAACAACAAAATGCATCATACGGAAATACAAAAACTAGCTGAGGCGACGATAAATCTCACTCCTGGCAATAAAATTCCCAATGTGTTAATAGTGTCTACAGATAACACTGCCAAAGATTTGCGGAGCACAATAAGTAAGCCTACCGTACTGTATTTCTGGTCGGGACAATCTGTAAAACATTATAGAGACATTCACTCTAAGGCAGCCGAGTTAAAGGCGAAATATCCCGAATACGATTTTATTGGAATTAATACCGATACTCACTTTAAAAAATGGCGTGACATCGTAAAAAAATCTGGGTATAATGCTGATATGGAATATCAACTTGAAAACATTGAAGAAGCTGAGGCAAAACTCGTTATAAATTCGATAAATAAAGCGATGATCCTCACCAAAAATGCTGTTATACTTGAAAGTAATGCAAATCTCTTCAGCACCTCTATTGAAGGCTTATTGCTTGGGTATTTAAACTAA
- a CDS encoding ABC-F family ATP-binding cassette domain-containing protein, protein MLSVSNLSVQFGKRILFDEVSTQFVQGNCYGIIGANGAGKSTFLKLLSGKKDPTAGHVHLEKGKRMSVLEQDHSAYDEFMVLETVVRGNQELFAIKSQIDKLYEDYTDANAEKIGELQVAFEEMNGWNAESDAAAMLSNLGIGESLHYTLMSDLDGKQKVRVLLAQALFGNPDVLIMDEPTNDLDYETISWLENFLANYDNCVIVVSHDRHFLDSVCTHISDIDFGKINHYSGNYTFWYESSQLAARQRAQQNKKAEEKKKELEEFIRRFSANVAKSKQATSRKKMIDKLNVSDIKPSSRRYPAIIFEREREAGDQILNIDGLSASLDGEVLFRNIDINLTKGDKVVVYSKDSRATSAFYEIINGKAKADSGEYQWGVTTNQSYLPLDNQKFFDNDMSLVDWLRQWAKTEEEREEVHIRGFLGKMLFSGEEALKKCNVLSGGEKVRCMLSRMMMMRANVVMLDEPTNHLDLESITAFNNSLKNFKGTVLLTTHDHEFAQTVANRVIELTPGGVIDRYMTFDEYMGDKKIKELREKMYSVEA, encoded by the coding sequence ATGTTATCAGTTTCTAATTTATCGGTTCAATTTGGCAAGCGTATATTGTTTGATGAGGTAAGTACGCAGTTTGTTCAGGGCAATTGCTACGGGATTATAGGTGCAAACGGCGCCGGAAAATCTACTTTTTTAAAGTTGCTTTCAGGAAAGAAAGATCCAACAGCAGGGCATGTTCATCTGGAGAAGGGCAAACGCATGTCTGTGCTGGAGCAAGACCATAGTGCCTACGACGAGTTTATGGTATTGGAAACTGTAGTAAGAGGGAACCAAGAACTTTTTGCCATCAAATCGCAAATCGACAAGCTCTACGAAGATTATACCGATGCCAACGCCGAAAAAATAGGCGAATTGCAGGTTGCTTTCGAAGAGATGAATGGTTGGAATGCCGAAAGTGATGCCGCCGCCATGCTTTCCAATCTGGGAATAGGCGAAAGCCTCCATTATACCTTGATGAGTGATCTGGACGGAAAACAAAAGGTACGTGTGCTTTTGGCGCAGGCCTTGTTTGGCAACCCTGATGTGTTGATCATGGATGAGCCGACCAACGATCTGGATTATGAAACCATTTCATGGTTGGAAAACTTTTTGGCGAACTATGACAACTGTGTTATTGTGGTGTCTCACGACCGTCACTTTTTAGATTCGGTGTGTACACATATTAGTGATATCGACTTCGGAAAAATAAATCATTACAGCGGAAACTATACGTTCTGGTATGAAAGTAGTCAGTTGGCAGCACGTCAACGAGCTCAGCAAAACAAGAAAGCCGAAGAAAAGAAAAAGGAACTGGAGGAATTTATTCGACGTTTTTCTGCCAACGTGGCCAAATCGAAGCAGGCTACCAGTAGAAAGAAGATGATCGACAAGTTAAATGTTTCCGATATAAAACCATCGAGCAGACGCTATCCTGCCATTATTTTTGAACGAGAGCGCGAAGCAGGAGATCAGATTTTAAACATCGACGGACTTTCAGCATCCTTAGATGGAGAAGTGTTGTTCCGAAATATCGATATCAACCTTACCAAAGGTGACAAAGTGGTTGTGTATTCGAAAGATTCGCGTGCTACTTCAGCCTTTTATGAAATAATCAACGGGAAGGCAAAAGCCGATTCAGGGGAATATCAATGGGGAGTTACTACCAATCAGAGTTATTTACCCTTGGACAATCAGAAGTTTTTCGATAACGATATGTCACTGGTAGACTGGTTACGTCAGTGGGCCAAGACCGAAGAAGAGCGTGAAGAAGTACATATTCGCGGCTTTTTGGGTAAAATGTTATTTAGTGGAGAAGAGGCCTTAAAAAAATGTAATGTGCTTTCGGGAGGTGAAAAAGTACGCTGTATGTTAAGCCGCATGATGATGATGCGTGCCAATGTAGTTATGCTGGATGAACCTACAAATCACTTGGACTTGGAATCGATTACAGCTTTTAATAATTCATTGAAGAATTTTAAAGGAACTGTGCTTCTTACCACACACGATCACGAATTTGCACAAACCGTAGCGAACCGAGTAATCGAGTTAACTCCGGGAGGAGTAATCGATCGATATATGACCTTCGATGAGTATATGGGCGATAAGAAAATAAAGGAGCTACGCGAAAAAATGTATTCGGTAGAGGCGTAA
- the fsa gene encoding fructose-6-phosphate aldolase: MKFFIDTANLDQIREAQNLGVLDGVTTNPSLMAKEGITGRNNILKHYVDICKIVDGDVSAEVIATDFKGIVKEGEELAELHEQIVVKVPMIKEGIKAIKYFTDHGIRTNCTLVFSSGQALLAAKAGATYVSPFIGRLDDISTDGLNLIAEIRQIYDNYGYETQILAASIRHSMHIIECAKIGADVMTGPLSSIEGLLKHPLTDIGLAQFLADYKKGN; the protein is encoded by the coding sequence ATGAAATTCTTCATTGATACTGCAAATTTGGATCAAATTCGCGAAGCCCAGAACTTAGGTGTACTGGATGGTGTTACCACTAACCCTTCACTAATGGCGAAAGAGGGTATCACCGGACGTAACAATATATTAAAGCACTATGTGGACATTTGTAAGATTGTCGATGGTGATGTTTCTGCCGAAGTGATTGCAACCGATTTTAAAGGTATTGTAAAAGAAGGAGAGGAGCTGGCCGAATTACACGAGCAGATCGTAGTAAAAGTGCCTATGATTAAAGAAGGTATAAAAGCAATTAAATACTTTACAGATCACGGAATTCGTACCAATTGTACCCTGGTATTTTCTTCGGGGCAGGCGTTATTGGCAGCAAAAGCCGGAGCTACCTATGTTTCACCTTTTATAGGACGCCTGGATGATATTTCTACAGACGGATTGAATCTTATTGCCGAAATACGACAGATTTACGATAACTACGGCTACGAAACTCAAATATTGGCAGCATCTATTCGTCATAGCATGCACATTATAGAATGTGCAAAGATTGGTGCCGATGTAATGACAGGGCCTTTATCTTCGATTGAAGGATTGTTAAAGCACCCACTTACCGATATAGGTCTGGCGCAGTTTCTTGCAGATTACAAAAAAGGAAACTAA